A portion of the Alphaproteobacteria bacterium genome contains these proteins:
- the nuoF gene encoding NADH-quinone oxidoreductase subunit NuoF, which translates to MLADKDRIFTNLYGNLGVDLKAAQARGDWDDTKALLERGRDKIVEDIKASGLRGRGGAGFPTGLKWSFMPKELDGRPSFLVVNADESEPGTCKDRDILRHEPHKLIEGCVIAGFGVGAKAAYIYIRGEFYNEAQALQRAIDEAYEAKLIGKGACGTGEVFDVYLHRGAGAYVCGEETALLESLEGKKGKPRLKPPFPANAGLYGCPTTVTNVETVAVSPTILRRGASWFSGIGRKNNTGTKLFCLSGHVERPCNVEEAMSIPLRELIERHAGGVRGGWDNLLAVIPGGSSVPCLPKTACEDQIMDFDALRDAKSGLGTAAVIVMDQSTDIIAAIARLAHFYKHESCGQCTPCREGTGWVWRVLERMVTGNAEIEEIDMLETVTKQIEGHTICALGDAAAWPVQGLIRHFRAEIEHRILERKKRAA; encoded by the coding sequence ATGCTGGCCGACAAGGATCGTATTTTTACCAATCTCTACGGCAATCTCGGCGTCGATTTAAAGGCGGCACAGGCACGTGGTGATTGGGATGACACTAAGGCTTTGCTGGAGCGCGGTCGCGACAAGATTGTCGAGGATATCAAGGCCTCTGGTTTGCGCGGGCGCGGCGGCGCGGGCTTTCCCACCGGTCTCAAGTGGTCGTTCATGCCAAAGGAGCTGGACGGTCGTCCGTCCTTTCTTGTCGTCAATGCGGATGAGAGCGAGCCCGGTACCTGCAAGGACCGCGATATCCTGCGCCACGAGCCGCACAAGCTCATCGAGGGTTGCGTCATTGCCGGCTTCGGGGTGGGGGCAAAGGCGGCCTACATCTACATCCGCGGCGAGTTTTACAACGAAGCTCAGGCATTGCAGCGCGCTATCGACGAAGCCTATGAGGCCAAGCTGATCGGCAAGGGTGCCTGCGGCACGGGGGAAGTGTTTGATGTTTATCTCCATCGAGGTGCCGGTGCCTATGTCTGTGGAGAGGAGACGGCACTACTCGAAAGCCTAGAGGGCAAGAAGGGGAAACCGCGGTTGAAGCCGCCATTTCCTGCTAATGCCGGACTGTATGGCTGTCCAACTACGGTAACTAATGTTGAGACAGTGGCCGTTTCTCCAACCATTTTGCGACGTGGGGCGAGTTGGTTCTCGGGCATCGGCCGTAAGAATAATACCGGCACCAAGCTGTTCTGCCTGTCTGGCCATGTTGAGCGACCCTGCAATGTTGAGGAGGCGATGAGCATCCCCTTGCGCGAACTCATCGAGCGCCATGCCGGTGGTGTGCGTGGCGGCTGGGACAACTTGCTGGCCGTGATCCCCGGCGGCTCCTCGGTTCCCTGTCTGCCTAAGACTGCTTGCGAAGACCAGATCATGGATTTCGACGCGCTGCGTGATGCCAAATCCGGACTCGGCACGGCAGCTGTCATCGTTATGGACCAGTCTACCGATATTATCGCTGCCATTGCGCGCCTGGCGCATTTCTACAAACATGAGAGTTGCGGCCAATGCACCCCCTGCCGTGAAGGTACGGGCTGGGTGTGGCGCGTGCTCGAGCGCATGGTCACCGGCAATGCGGAGATCGAGGAAATCGACATGCTGGAGACCGTGACCAAGCAAATTGAAGGTCATACCATCTGCGCGCTTGGCGATGCTGCGGCCTGGCCAGTCCAAGGCCTGATCCGGCATTTTCGCGCAGAGATCGAGCACCGCATCCTTGAGCGCAAGAAGCGCGCTGCGTAA
- the nuoE gene encoding NADH-quinone oxidoreductase subunit NuoE produces the protein MSGRHFAPASEQPNSFVFSKETMLAAEAVIAKYPPGHQQSACIPLLDLAQRQHGGWLPKAAIRAVAELLKMPEIRAFEVATFYTMFNLAPVGKHLVQVCRTTPCWLRGSDDLINACREHLDVELGGSSDDGEFTLVEVECLGACVNAPVVQINDNYYEDLDAERMVSLLDDLKVGKPVIIGSQEHNRDTSAPIGGRTTLLAEDGT, from the coding sequence ATGAGCGGGCGTCACTTTGCGCCGGCGTCGGAGCAGCCAAATTCGTTCGTCTTCAGTAAGGAGACCATGTTGGCGGCAGAGGCGGTAATCGCCAAGTACCCCCCGGGTCATCAGCAGAGCGCCTGTATCCCGTTGCTGGACTTGGCCCAGCGTCAGCATGGGGGTTGGTTGCCCAAGGCAGCAATTCGCGCGGTCGCAGAACTGCTTAAGATGCCCGAGATTCGCGCCTTCGAAGTGGCGACCTTCTACACCATGTTCAATTTAGCGCCGGTTGGTAAGCACTTAGTACAAGTCTGCCGCACCACGCCTTGCTGGCTGCGGGGTAGTGACGACCTTATCAATGCTTGCCGCGAGCATCTCGACGTCGAACTTGGCGGGAGCAGCGATGACGGTGAATTCACCTTGGTCGAGGTCGAGTGTCTCGGTGCCTGCGTCAATGCGCCGGTGGTGCAGATCAACGATAACTATTACGAAGATCTGGATGCTGAGCGCATGGTGAGTCTGCTCGATGATCTGAAGGTCGGAAAGCCAGTGATCATAGGCTCGCAAGAGCACAATCGCGACACCTCGGCGCCGATCGGTGGGCGCACCACCTTGCTAGCGGAGGATGGAACCTGA